The Rhinolophus ferrumequinum isolate MPI-CBG mRhiFer1 chromosome 4, mRhiFer1_v1.p, whole genome shotgun sequence genome has a window encoding:
- the EDNRB gene encoding endothelin receptor type B isoform X2, with protein MRLLPSLCGRALVALILACSVADVQGEETGFPPTGATPLLLGTREIMTPPTKASWLRGSNASVTGSSAPPQMPETGKPGGTPARIPPPCHGYIEIRQSFKYINTVVSCLVFVVGVIGNATLLKIICKNKSMRNGPNILIASLALGDLLHILLDIPVHVYKLLVEEWPFGVVMCKLVPFMQKASVGITVLSLCALSIDRYRAVASWSRIKGIGVPKCTAVGIVLIWVASVVLAVPEAIGYDMITIDYKGNYLHVCMLHPIQKTAFMKFYLTAKDWWVFSFYFCLPLAITAFFYTLMTCEMLRKKSGMQIALNDHIKQRREVAKTVFCLVLIFALCWLPLHVSRILKLTLYDQYDPNRCELLNFLLVLDYIGINMAALNSCINPIALYFVSKRYKNCFKVRVNPGPHVGNKLACCFLPASNVMVHTVKQNPTMWPKREDNN; from the exons ATGCGGCTGCTGCCAAGCCTGTGCGGACGCGCCCTGGTGGCGCTGATCCTTGCCTGCAGCGTGGCGGATGTCCAGGGAGAAGAGACGGGATTCCCGCCGACTGGGGCCACTCCGCTCCTTTTGGGGACCAGAGAGATAATGACGCCCCCCACTAAGGCCTCCTGGCTGAGGGGGTCCAACGCCAGCGTGACGGGGTCGTCCGCACCGCCGCAGATGCCTGAAACAGGGAAGCCGGGGGGAACCCCTGCACGTATCCCTCCCCCGTGCCATGGATACATCGAGATCAGACAGTCTTTCAAGTATATCAACACGGTGGTGTCCTGCCTAGTGTTCGTGGTGGGGGTCATCGGAAACGCCACCCTGCTGAAGATCATTTGCAAGAACAAGAGCATGCGAAACGGCCCTAACATCTTGATCGCCAGCCTGGCCCTCGGAGACCTGCTGCACATCCTCCTGGACATCCCCGTCCATGTGTACAAG CTACTTGTAGAGGAATGGCCGTTTGGAGTTGTGATGTGTAAGCTGGTGCCTTTCATGCAGAAGGCCTCCGTGGGAATCACTGTGCTGAGTCTGTGCGCTCTAAGTATTGACAG ATATCGAGCTGTTGCATCTTGGAGTCGAATTAAAGGAATTGGGGTTCCCAAATGCACAGCAGTAggaattgttttaatttgggTGGCCTCTGTGGTTCTGGCTGTCCCTGAAGCCATTGGTTATGATATGATTACCATCGACTACAAAGGAAATTATCTGCACGTCTGCATGCTTCATCCCATTCAGAAAACAGCCTTCATGAAg TTTTACTTGACAGCTAAAGATTGGTGGGTATTTAGTTTCTATTTCTGCTTGCCGCTGGCCATCACTGCATTTTTTTATACACTAATGACCTGTGAAATGTTGAGAAAGAAGAGTGGCATGCAGATTGCTTTAAATGATCACATAAAGcag AGACGGGAAGTGGCCAAAACAGTATTTTGCCTGGTCCTTATCTTTGCCTTGTGTTGGCTTCCTCTTCACGTCAGCAGAATTTTGAAGCTCACTCTTTATGATCAATATGACCCCAATAGATGTGAACTTTTGAA CTTCTTGTTGGTATTGGACTACATTGGCATCAACATGGCCGCCCTGAATTCCTGCATTAATCCAATAGCTCTGTATTTCGTGAGCAAAAGATACAAAAACTGCTTTAAGGTAAGAGt taaccCGGGGCCACATGTTGGAAATAAGCTAGCATGTTGTTTTCTGCCAGCTTCTAATGTGATGGTACATACAGTAAAGCAAAACCCAACAATGTGGCCAAAAAGAGAGGACAATAATTAA
- the EDNRB gene encoding endothelin receptor type B isoform X1 gives MRLLPSLCGRALVALILACSVADVQGEETGFPPTGATPLLLGTREIMTPPTKASWLRGSNASVTGSSAPPQMPETGKPGGTPARIPPPCHGYIEIRQSFKYINTVVSCLVFVVGVIGNATLLKIICKNKSMRNGPNILIASLALGDLLHILLDIPVHVYKLLVEEWPFGVVMCKLVPFMQKASVGITVLSLCALSIDRYRAVASWSRIKGIGVPKCTAVGIVLIWVASVVLAVPEAIGYDMITIDYKGNYLHVCMLHPIQKTAFMKFYLTAKDWWVFSFYFCLPLAITAFFYTLMTCEMLRKKSGMQIALNDHIKQRREVAKTVFCLVLIFALCWLPLHVSRILKLTLYDQYDPNRCELLNFLLVLDYIGINMAALNSCINPIALYFVSKRYKNCFKSCLCCWCQSFEEKQSLEEKQSCLKFKANDHGYDNFRSSNKDSSS, from the exons ATGCGGCTGCTGCCAAGCCTGTGCGGACGCGCCCTGGTGGCGCTGATCCTTGCCTGCAGCGTGGCGGATGTCCAGGGAGAAGAGACGGGATTCCCGCCGACTGGGGCCACTCCGCTCCTTTTGGGGACCAGAGAGATAATGACGCCCCCCACTAAGGCCTCCTGGCTGAGGGGGTCCAACGCCAGCGTGACGGGGTCGTCCGCACCGCCGCAGATGCCTGAAACAGGGAAGCCGGGGGGAACCCCTGCACGTATCCCTCCCCCGTGCCATGGATACATCGAGATCAGACAGTCTTTCAAGTATATCAACACGGTGGTGTCCTGCCTAGTGTTCGTGGTGGGGGTCATCGGAAACGCCACCCTGCTGAAGATCATTTGCAAGAACAAGAGCATGCGAAACGGCCCTAACATCTTGATCGCCAGCCTGGCCCTCGGAGACCTGCTGCACATCCTCCTGGACATCCCCGTCCATGTGTACAAG CTACTTGTAGAGGAATGGCCGTTTGGAGTTGTGATGTGTAAGCTGGTGCCTTTCATGCAGAAGGCCTCCGTGGGAATCACTGTGCTGAGTCTGTGCGCTCTAAGTATTGACAG ATATCGAGCTGTTGCATCTTGGAGTCGAATTAAAGGAATTGGGGTTCCCAAATGCACAGCAGTAggaattgttttaatttgggTGGCCTCTGTGGTTCTGGCTGTCCCTGAAGCCATTGGTTATGATATGATTACCATCGACTACAAAGGAAATTATCTGCACGTCTGCATGCTTCATCCCATTCAGAAAACAGCCTTCATGAAg TTTTACTTGACAGCTAAAGATTGGTGGGTATTTAGTTTCTATTTCTGCTTGCCGCTGGCCATCACTGCATTTTTTTATACACTAATGACCTGTGAAATGTTGAGAAAGAAGAGTGGCATGCAGATTGCTTTAAATGATCACATAAAGcag AGACGGGAAGTGGCCAAAACAGTATTTTGCCTGGTCCTTATCTTTGCCTTGTGTTGGCTTCCTCTTCACGTCAGCAGAATTTTGAAGCTCACTCTTTATGATCAATATGACCCCAATAGATGTGAACTTTTGAA CTTCTTGTTGGTATTGGACTACATTGGCATCAACATGGCCGCCCTGAATTCCTGCATTAATCCAATAGCTCTGTATTTCGTGAGCAAAAGATACAAAAACTGCTTTAAG TCATGCTTATGCTGCTGGTGCCAGTCATTTGAAGAAAAACAGTCCTTGGAGGAAAAGCAGTCGTGCTTAAAGTTCAAAGCTAATGATCACGGATATGACAACTTCCGTTCCAGTAATAAAGACAGCTCATCTTGA